Proteins from one Mycobacterium sp. SMC-2 genomic window:
- the phoU gene encoding phosphate signaling complex protein PhoU, translated as MRTAYHEQLSELSERLGEMCGLAGIAMERATQALLQADLVLAEQVISDHEKIATLSARAEETAFVLLALQAPVAGDLRSIVSAIQMVADIDRMGALALHVAKIARRRHPQHALPEEVNGYFAEMGRLAVELGNSAQEVVMSRDPEKAARIREEDDAMDDLHRHLFSVLMDREWKYGVAAAVDVTLLGRFYERFADHAVEVARRVIFQATGKLPEEEPKSASQ; from the coding sequence ATGCGGACCGCCTACCATGAGCAGCTCTCGGAGTTATCCGAGCGGCTAGGCGAGATGTGCGGGCTGGCGGGCATCGCCATGGAGCGGGCCACCCAAGCCCTGCTGCAGGCCGACCTGGTGCTGGCCGAACAGGTGATTTCCGACCACGAGAAGATCGCCACGCTGAGTGCCCGCGCCGAAGAAACCGCTTTCGTGCTGCTGGCCCTGCAGGCCCCGGTCGCCGGTGATCTGCGGTCCATCGTGAGCGCGATTCAGATGGTGGCAGACATCGACCGGATGGGCGCGCTGGCCCTGCACGTCGCGAAGATCGCTCGGCGCCGGCACCCGCAGCACGCGCTGCCCGAGGAGGTCAACGGCTACTTCGCCGAAATGGGCAGGCTCGCAGTCGAGTTGGGCAACAGCGCGCAAGAGGTGGTGATGTCCCGCGATCCGGAGAAAGCCGCCCGGATCCGCGAAGAGGATGACGCCATGGACGATCTGCACCGCCATCTGTTCTCGGTGTTGATGGATCGCGAATGGAAGTACGGCGTGGCGGCCGCCGTCGATGTGACCCTGCTGGGCCGGTTCTACGAGCGCTTCGCCGACCACGCCGTCGAAGTGGCCAGGCGCGTCATCTTCCAGGCGACCGGCAAACTGCCCGAAGAAGAACCCAAATCGGCCTCGCAGTAA
- the pstA gene encoding phosphate ABC transporter permease PstA — protein MTSMLDRPLKPRSFSRPSRRRRLADHVAMVLVSLAMVIAVAPLLLVLYSAIAKGYRAIASTTWWTHSQAGMTAFVAGGGAYHAIVGTVLQGLVCALISIPVGLMLAVYLAEYGAGTPLGRLATFMVDILSGVPSIVAALFIYALFVATLGLPRSEFAVSLALVLLMLPVIVRATEEMLRTVPVDLREASYALGIPKWKTILRVVIPTGLSGIVTGILLAMARVMGETAPLLILVGYAQSMNFNIFSGFMGTLPGMMYNQTSAGAGVNPVPTDRLWGAALTLILVIATINIGARVTAKFLGTEKS, from the coding sequence ATGACCTCGATGTTGGACCGCCCGCTGAAGCCGCGCAGCTTCTCCAGGCCCAGCCGGCGCCGCCGGCTCGCGGATCACGTTGCGATGGTGCTGGTTTCGCTGGCAATGGTGATTGCGGTGGCGCCCCTGCTGTTGGTGCTGTACTCGGCGATCGCCAAGGGATACAGGGCGATCGCATCGACCACTTGGTGGACGCACTCGCAGGCGGGCATGACTGCCTTCGTGGCCGGCGGCGGCGCCTACCACGCGATCGTGGGCACCGTGCTGCAGGGATTGGTATGCGCGCTGATCTCGATCCCGGTCGGCCTCATGCTCGCCGTCTATCTGGCCGAATACGGTGCCGGCACCCCGCTGGGCAGACTGGCCACGTTCATGGTGGACATCCTGAGCGGGGTGCCCTCGATCGTGGCGGCGTTGTTCATCTACGCGCTGTTCGTGGCGACCTTGGGTCTTCCTCGCTCCGAGTTCGCGGTATCGCTGGCGCTGGTCCTGCTGATGCTCCCGGTGATCGTGCGAGCCACCGAGGAGATGCTGCGAACCGTCCCGGTGGACCTTCGCGAGGCCAGCTACGCGCTGGGCATCCCGAAGTGGAAAACGATCCTCAGGGTGGTGATTCCCACCGGGCTGTCGGGCATCGTCACGGGCATCCTGCTGGCGATGGCCAGGGTGATGGGCGAGACGGCCCCGCTGCTGATTCTGGTCGGTTACGCGCAGTCCATGAACTTCAACATCTTCAGTGGCTTCATGGGGACGCTGCCCGGCATGATGTACAACCAGACCAGCGCCGGCGCCGGCGTGAACCCGGTCCCCACGGACCGGTTGTGGGGTGCCGCCCTAACCCTCATCCTGGTGATCGCCACGATCAATATCGGGGCCCGGGTGACAGCGAAATTTCTTGGCACCGAGAAGTCATAG
- a CDS encoding response regulator transcription factor, whose amino-acid sequence MELLLLTSELHPDPVLPSLSLLPHTVRTAPAEPSSLLEAGTADAVLVDARTDLSSARGLCRLLSTAGRSVPVLAVVSEGGLVAVSADWGLDEILLPSTGPAEIDARLRLVVGRRGGLADQESAGKVSLGELVIDEGTYTARLRGRPLDLTYKEFELLKYLAQHAGRVFTRAQLLHEVWGYDFFGGTRTVDVHVRRLRAKLGPEHEALIGTVRNVGYKAVRPARGRAPIAESEDANAVESDSADMQEPLGDPLRST is encoded by the coding sequence TTGGAGCTATTACTGCTGACTTCGGAGCTGCATCCCGACCCGGTCCTCCCATCGTTATCGCTGCTTCCCCACACCGTCCGGACGGCGCCCGCGGAGCCGTCCTCGTTGCTCGAGGCCGGGACGGCGGACGCCGTGCTCGTGGATGCGCGCACCGACCTGTCGTCGGCACGCGGCCTTTGCCGCCTGTTGAGCACCGCGGGCCGATCCGTCCCCGTCCTAGCCGTCGTGAGCGAAGGCGGCCTGGTGGCGGTCAGCGCCGACTGGGGACTGGACGAGATCCTGTTGCCCAGCACCGGCCCCGCCGAGATCGACGCCAGGCTGCGGCTGGTGGTGGGTCGCCGCGGGGGGTTGGCCGACCAGGAAAGCGCGGGCAAGGTGAGCCTGGGGGAGTTGGTGATCGACGAGGGCACGTACACCGCGAGACTGCGGGGTCGCCCGCTTGACCTGACCTACAAAGAGTTCGAGTTGCTCAAGTACCTGGCTCAGCATGCGGGGCGCGTATTCACCCGCGCGCAGCTGCTACACGAGGTGTGGGGATACGACTTCTTCGGCGGCACCCGCACCGTCGATGTGCACGTGCGCCGCCTGCGCGCCAAACTCGGCCCCGAACACGAGGCATTGATCGGCACCGTCCGCAACGTCGGGTACAAGGCCGTCCGGCCGGCACGCGGCCGCGCGCCGATCGCGGAGTCCGAAGACGCCAACGCCGTCGAATCCGACTCCGCGGATATGCAAGAGCCGCTTGGCGACCCGTTGCGCAGTACGTGA
- the pstB gene encoding phosphate ABC transporter ATP-binding protein PstB — translation MAKRLDLKAVNIYYGAFQAVADVTLSILPRSVTAFIGPSGCGKTTVLRTLNRMHEVVPGGRVEGSVLLDDEDIYGAGVDPVGVRRAIGMVFQRPNPFPAMSIRDNVVAGLKLQGVRNRKVLDETAEYSLRGANLWDEVKDRLDRPGGGLSGGQQQRLCIARAIAVQPDVLLMDEPCSALDPISTMAIEELISELKQDYTIVIVTHNMQQAARVSDYTAFFNLEAVGKPGRLIEVDDTEKIFSNPSQKATEDYISGRFG, via the coding sequence GTGGCCAAACGGTTGGACCTCAAAGCCGTCAACATCTATTACGGTGCGTTTCAGGCGGTCGCGGATGTGACGCTGTCCATCCTTCCGCGCAGCGTCACCGCGTTCATCGGCCCGTCGGGTTGCGGCAAGACGACGGTGCTGCGCACGCTCAACCGCATGCATGAGGTGGTCCCCGGCGGACGGGTTGAGGGCAGCGTGCTCCTCGACGACGAGGACATCTACGGCGCGGGCGTCGACCCGGTCGGCGTGCGCCGGGCGATCGGAATGGTGTTTCAGCGACCGAACCCGTTCCCCGCCATGTCGATTCGTGACAACGTGGTGGCCGGTTTGAAGCTGCAGGGCGTGCGCAATCGCAAGGTGCTCGACGAGACCGCTGAGTATTCGCTGCGCGGGGCGAACCTGTGGGACGAGGTCAAGGACCGGTTGGACAGGCCGGGCGGCGGGTTGTCCGGGGGGCAGCAGCAGCGGTTGTGCATCGCGCGGGCGATCGCCGTGCAACCCGACGTGCTGCTCATGGACGAGCCCTGCTCGGCGCTGGACCCGATCTCGACGATGGCCATCGAGGAACTGATCAGCGAGCTGAAGCAGGACTACACCATCGTCATCGTCACCCACAACATGCAGCAGGCGGCCCGAGTCAGCGACTACACCGCGTTCTTCAACCTCGAAGCCGTCGGCAAGCCGGGGCGGTTGATCGAAGTCGACGACACCGAAAAGATCTTCTCCAACCCCAGCCAGAAGGCGACCGAAGACTACATCTCGGGCCGTTTCGGCTAA
- a CDS encoding putative leader peptide encodes MSSSRASATGSPSTWTDSSSPDPAVPGRSRGPAVRAAIACRFDRRPSFGKLADVLARLEPLLTSRRAVDLCRTAGCCCRCSC; translated from the coding sequence ATGTCATCATCGAGGGCATCAGCTACGGGGTCACCGTCAACATGGACGGATTCAAGCAGTCCTGACCCCGCCGTGCCTGGGCGAAGCCGTGGGCCTGCGGTCCGCGCGGCAATCGCCTGTAGATTTGATCGCCGTCCGTCATTCGGTAAACTAGCCGACGTGCTAGCCCGCCTTGAGCCCCTGCTCACTTCACGCCGCGCAGTCGATCTGTGCCGCACCGCGGGCTGTTGCTGTCGCTGTAGCTGCTGA
- the pstS gene encoding phosphate ABC transporter substrate-binding protein PstS — translation MRLDRGGRALTALAVAVAVGGATLTGCGSDQNRRGASPAAVSGPTGTAGCGGKNKLTAEGSTAQQNAMALFNQVWGQYCPGKTVSYNPTGSGAGREQFIAGHVDFAGADSPLAADQIGPAAARCGGNPAWDLPLVFGPIALVYNLPGVPALVVSSDALAKIFTGRIAAWNDPVLTALNPGVVLPDTKITPIYRTDSSGTTDNVQKFLTAAAPQSWAKGVGTEFQGGAGEGATKSVGVVQAVRATPGAIGYVEKGFADQAGMPYAQIGTNKGAVIPLTNETAGNAVNAANLVADGNDLVLDLNSMYSSQQPDSYPLVLATYEIVCSKGSDPETSGAIKSFLTVAAGPGQTDLPSAGYVPLPAKVKQRLVAAINALQ, via the coding sequence GTGAGGCTCGACAGGGGAGGCAGGGCGCTGACCGCGCTGGCTGTGGCGGTGGCAGTCGGCGGCGCCACCTTGACCGGCTGCGGCAGCGACCAGAACCGGCGCGGCGCGTCGCCGGCAGCCGTCTCCGGGCCCACGGGCACGGCGGGATGCGGCGGCAAGAACAAGCTGACCGCGGAAGGCTCGACGGCTCAGCAAAACGCGATGGCGTTGTTCAACCAGGTCTGGGGCCAGTACTGCCCGGGCAAGACCGTGTCGTACAACCCAACCGGCTCCGGTGCGGGGCGCGAGCAATTCATCGCCGGCCATGTCGACTTCGCGGGCGCCGACTCCCCGCTGGCCGCGGACCAGATCGGCCCGGCCGCCGCACGCTGCGGCGGAAACCCGGCGTGGGACTTGCCGCTGGTGTTCGGGCCGATCGCATTGGTCTACAACCTGCCCGGAGTCCCGGCGCTGGTGGTCAGTAGCGACGCGTTGGCCAAAATCTTCACCGGGAGGATCGCGGCCTGGAACGACCCGGTCCTGACAGCCCTCAATCCCGGCGTCGTGCTACCCGACACCAAGATCACGCCGATCTACCGGACGGACTCATCCGGGACCACCGACAACGTGCAGAAATTCCTGACCGCCGCCGCACCGCAGAGCTGGGCCAAAGGCGTGGGCACAGAGTTCCAGGGTGGGGCCGGCGAGGGGGCCACGAAGTCGGTCGGGGTCGTTCAGGCGGTGCGGGCCACACCTGGCGCCATCGGCTACGTCGAGAAGGGTTTTGCCGACCAGGCCGGCATGCCCTACGCCCAAATCGGCACCAACAAGGGTGCCGTCATCCCGCTCACCAACGAGACGGCCGGCAATGCCGTCAATGCGGCAAATCTCGTGGCCGACGGCAACGACCTGGTGCTTGACCTCAACTCGATGTACAGCTCCCAGCAGCCGGATAGCTACCCGTTGGTCCTGGCGACGTATGAGATCGTGTGCTCGAAGGGCTCCGACCCGGAAACCTCCGGCGCAATCAAGTCATTCCTTACTGTGGCCGCCGGCCCCGGCCAGACCGATCTTCCCTCGGCCGGCTACGTTCCGTTGCCCGCTAAGGTCAAACAGCGACTGGTTGCCGCGATCAACGCCCTGCAGTGA
- the lmeA gene encoding mannan chain length control protein LmeA, which translates to MRVRKVLIALSATAIAVAVVVLGVVGIDYGSSIYAEYRLSCSVRKAANLRSDPFVAIVAFPFIPQAMRHRYNQLEIKANAVDHAAVGKATLEATMYSVDLRHASWLIGPDAELPVGKLESRIIIDSTHLGRYMGITDLMVEAPPRETNTATGGITASGISDSHGLLFSGTPQSAKFEHRVSVSVDLSIAPDDPATLVITPTGVLTGPDTADQAVPDDKRDAVLRAFTARVPNQRLPFGVAPKTEGARGSDVIIEGISYGVTVNMDGFKQS; encoded by the coding sequence GTGCGGGTGCGCAAGGTGCTGATCGCCCTGTCGGCCACGGCGATCGCCGTAGCCGTGGTCGTGCTCGGCGTCGTCGGGATCGACTACGGCAGCAGCATCTATGCCGAATACCGGTTGTCGTGCAGCGTGCGCAAAGCGGCCAATCTGAGGTCCGACCCCTTCGTAGCCATCGTGGCGTTCCCGTTCATCCCGCAGGCGATGCGCCACCGCTACAACCAGCTGGAGATCAAGGCCAACGCCGTCGACCATGCGGCGGTCGGGAAGGCCACGCTGGAAGCCACGATGTACTCGGTCGATTTGCGCCACGCCTCCTGGCTGATCGGGCCAGATGCGGAGTTGCCGGTCGGCAAACTGGAGAGCCGCATAATCATCGACTCGACGCACCTGGGCCGTTATATGGGCATCACCGATTTGATGGTCGAGGCGCCGCCCAGGGAAACCAACACCGCCACCGGGGGCATCACCGCGTCGGGCATCTCGGACAGCCACGGCCTACTGTTCAGCGGCACCCCGCAGTCGGCCAAGTTCGAGCATCGGGTCAGCGTCTCAGTGGACCTTTCCATCGCTCCGGACGACCCCGCGACGCTGGTCATCACGCCGACCGGCGTCCTGACCGGGCCGGACACCGCGGATCAGGCCGTCCCGGATGACAAGCGGGATGCGGTGCTGCGCGCCTTCACCGCCAGGGTGCCCAACCAGCGGCTCCCGTTCGGGGTGGCGCCGAAGACCGAGGGAGCGCGCGGCTCCGATGTCATCATCGAGGGCATCAGCTACGGGGTCACCGTCAACATGGACGGATTCAAGCAGTCCTGA
- the mshD gene encoding mycothiol synthase, translating into MTAPAWRSTLTADEQRQVRELITAATEFDGVAPVGEQVLRELAHDRTGHLLITETDEIVGYLNLSRGPDAGMAELVVHPRARRHGFGTALARAALDKTGRSNRFWAHGTLEPARATASALGLVPVRELLQMRRTLRDTHDLVRPVPGVRIRTYAGPGDDAELLRVNNAAFTDHPEQGGWTEVQLAERRDEPWFDPAGLFLAFGDPETDQADKLLGFHWTKVHPDHPGLGEVYVVGVDPAAQGRGLGQMLTAIGIESLAHRLADSAEPTVLLYVESDNVAAVRTYQGLGFSIYSVDTAYAVAAADH; encoded by the coding sequence GTGACCGCGCCGGCCTGGCGCTCGACGCTAACCGCGGACGAGCAACGGCAAGTACGCGAACTAATCACGGCGGCAACGGAATTCGATGGGGTCGCGCCCGTGGGCGAACAGGTGCTGCGCGAACTCGCGCACGACCGCACCGGGCATCTGCTCATCACCGAGACCGACGAGATCGTCGGCTACCTCAACCTCTCGCGTGGTCCAGACGCCGGAATGGCCGAACTGGTGGTGCACCCCCGGGCCCGCCGGCATGGTTTCGGAACGGCGCTGGCGCGAGCGGCGTTGGACAAGACCGGCCGGAGCAACCGGTTCTGGGCGCACGGCACGCTCGAGCCGGCCCGGGCCACCGCCTCCGCGCTCGGTCTGGTTCCGGTACGCGAACTGCTGCAGATGCGACGCACGCTACGTGACACGCACGACCTGGTGCGTCCCGTGCCGGGCGTGCGGATCCGCACCTACGCCGGCCCCGGCGACGATGCTGAGCTGCTGCGCGTCAACAACGCCGCCTTCACCGACCATCCCGAACAGGGCGGCTGGACGGAAGTTCAGCTGGCCGAGCGGCGCGACGAACCGTGGTTCGACCCGGCCGGTTTGTTCCTCGCGTTCGGCGATCCGGAAACCGATCAGGCGGACAAGCTGCTGGGCTTTCACTGGACCAAGGTGCATCCCGATCACCCTGGCTTGGGCGAGGTCTACGTGGTGGGCGTCGACCCGGCGGCGCAGGGCCGGGGCTTGGGTCAGATGCTGACGGCCATCGGCATCGAGTCGTTGGCGCACCGGCTGGCCGACTCGGCCGAACCGACGGTGCTGCTCTACGTGGAGTCGGACAACGTCGCCGCGGTGCGCACCTACCAGGGCTTGGGTTTCAGCATCTACAGCGTGGACACGGCCTATGCGGTCGCTGCCGCCGACCACTGA
- a CDS encoding LCP family protein — MSDAEDDAPRDARRAALGAAPWERFSEPPSDYRLHLWQADAAVEAHQPHQPHQPHQPRAADDEGSGSHAGGGVSVADLIAKLGAPSTGRSTHRRAEPEPEPAEAEPDPPVELQDTQVIEDLAYSLDAVSEIPDLEVPDHRNGDGPASGTTADTYEPKTRHRHRPMLLAARSVAALLAVLAVAMTGGAWQWSTSKNARLNTINALDPQSDDIRDRNGQYGDEDFLIVGLDSRAGDNANMGAGDTDDADGARSDTVMLVNIPANRKRVVAVSFPRDLAITPMQCEAWNPATGKYGPLYDEKTKTWGPKMVYTETKLNSAFAFGGPKCLVKEIQKLSGLSINRFIAVDFAGFAKMVDALGGVEVCSKTALHDYELGTVLEHGGRQVLDGPTALNYVRARQVTTETNGDYGRIKRQQLFLSSLLRSLISEDTLLDLNKLNNVVNMFISLTVVDNVQSKELIQLGQSLQGMAAGHVTFVTVPTGVTDQNGDEPPRMADMRALFDAIINDDPLPEENDQNAKNLGTSDDKSGQTKTPVTKAPAPTAAPEARHEQVTTTTPGDVTVRVSNATTQSGLAATATSQLKQQGFNVMTPDDYPSPVKTTTVLFSPGNEQAAATVASSFASARVQRVSGYGQVVQVVLGPDFKSVATPQPSGSSISLQIERGSGSAPTKLPEDLTVTNAADTTCE, encoded by the coding sequence ATGAGTGACGCCGAGGACGACGCCCCTCGCGACGCTCGCCGCGCAGCACTGGGCGCCGCCCCGTGGGAGCGGTTCTCGGAGCCCCCGTCCGACTACAGACTCCACCTGTGGCAGGCCGATGCCGCGGTCGAGGCCCACCAGCCTCACCAGCCTCACCAGCCTCACCAGCCTCGGGCAGCCGACGACGAAGGTTCCGGATCCCACGCGGGGGGCGGGGTCAGCGTCGCCGACCTCATCGCGAAACTCGGTGCCCCGTCGACCGGCCGGTCGACGCACCGCCGCGCCGAGCCGGAGCCCGAACCCGCCGAGGCCGAACCGGACCCGCCGGTAGAGCTGCAGGACACTCAGGTGATCGAGGACCTGGCCTACTCACTCGATGCGGTCTCGGAGATCCCCGACCTCGAAGTGCCCGACCATCGGAACGGCGACGGGCCCGCATCCGGTACGACCGCTGACACCTACGAGCCGAAAACTCGACACCGCCACCGGCCGATGCTGCTGGCCGCGCGCTCGGTCGCGGCGCTGCTTGCCGTGCTCGCCGTGGCCATGACGGGCGGGGCGTGGCAATGGAGTACGTCGAAGAACGCCCGGCTCAACACCATCAACGCCCTTGACCCGCAATCGGATGACATCCGCGACCGCAACGGGCAATACGGGGACGAAGACTTCTTGATCGTCGGACTTGACTCCCGCGCCGGCGACAACGCCAACATGGGCGCCGGCGACACCGACGACGCGGACGGCGCCCGGTCGGACACCGTGATGCTGGTCAACATTCCGGCCAACCGCAAACGGGTGGTGGCAGTGTCCTTCCCCCGCGACCTGGCCATCACCCCGATGCAGTGCGAGGCGTGGAACCCGGCGACGGGCAAGTACGGGCCCCTCTACGACGAGAAGACCAAGACCTGGGGCCCGAAGATGGTCTACACGGAGACCAAACTGAACTCGGCATTCGCCTTCGGCGGCCCGAAGTGTCTGGTGAAGGAAATCCAGAAGCTGTCCGGATTGAGCATCAACCGCTTCATCGCCGTCGACTTCGCCGGGTTCGCCAAGATGGTCGACGCCCTGGGCGGTGTCGAGGTGTGCTCGAAGACCGCGCTGCACGACTACGAGCTGGGCACCGTGCTCGAACACGGCGGCCGCCAAGTCCTGGACGGCCCAACCGCCCTGAATTACGTGCGGGCCCGCCAGGTCACCACCGAAACCAACGGGGACTACGGCCGCATCAAGCGCCAGCAGCTGTTCCTGTCATCGCTGCTGCGATCGTTGATCTCCGAGGACACGTTGCTCGACCTCAACAAGCTCAACAATGTCGTCAACATGTTCATCAGCCTCACCGTCGTCGACAACGTGCAGTCGAAGGAATTGATCCAACTCGGTCAGTCCTTGCAGGGGATGGCGGCCGGGCACGTCACCTTCGTCACCGTGCCGACCGGTGTAACCGACCAGAACGGCGACGAACCGCCACGCATGGCCGATATGCGGGCGCTGTTCGACGCCATCATCAACGACGATCCGCTGCCCGAGGAAAACGACCAGAACGCAAAGAATCTCGGCACGTCCGACGACAAGTCGGGCCAGACGAAGACACCCGTCACCAAGGCGCCGGCACCCACCGCGGCCCCCGAGGCTCGACACGAGCAGGTCACCACGACCACGCCGGGCGATGTCACGGTGCGGGTCTCCAACGCCACGACGCAAAGCGGCCTGGCGGCCACCGCGACCAGCCAGCTCAAGCAGCAAGGCTTCAACGTGATGACGCCGGACGATTATCCGAGTCCGGTCAAAACGACGACGGTACTGTTCTCACCCGGCAACGAGCAGGCCGCGGCGACCGTGGCGTCCTCGTTCGCCAGTGCCCGAGTGCAACGTGTTTCCGGCTACGGGCAAGTCGTTCAGGTGGTGCTCGGACCGGACTTCAAGTCGGTCGCCACCCCCCAACCGAGCGGCTCGTCGATCAGCTTGCAGATCGAACGCGGCTCAGGCAGCGCCCCGACCAAGCTGCCCGAGGACCTGACCGTCACCAACGCCGCCGACACCACCTGCGAGTAA
- the pstC gene encoding phosphate ABC transporter permease subunit PstC, with product MTTPNPIDAGAGATASTPFPQAPVIPIGPWADARAHVGDRAFRWLANGSGFLIVVVIGAIGGFLLLQALPALRRDRENFFSYGGNWVTTDTSAMHFGISDLLKVTLFVSVFALLLAMPVALGVAIFVTQYSPRRAAGPLAYAVDLLAGVPSIIYGALGLYVLAPQLQPAATWLSHSFGGCFLFAEGNASVTGGGTIFTGGVVLAVMILPIITAVTREVFIQAPQEQVEAALALGATRWEVVKTIVLPFGRSGYISAAVLGLGRAMGETVALLIILRGTQATFGWSLFDGGSTVATKIAGAAAQFNDQYKAGAYIAAGLALFLLTFLVDALARGAVAGTRWGSR from the coding sequence GTGACCACGCCGAACCCCATCGACGCCGGTGCGGGAGCGACCGCTTCCACGCCCTTTCCGCAGGCGCCGGTGATACCGATCGGCCCGTGGGCCGATGCCCGCGCACATGTCGGGGATCGGGCATTCCGTTGGCTCGCCAACGGTTCGGGTTTCCTGATCGTGGTCGTGATCGGGGCAATCGGCGGCTTCCTGTTGCTGCAGGCGCTACCGGCATTGAGACGCGATCGCGAGAACTTCTTCAGCTACGGCGGCAACTGGGTGACCACCGACACTTCGGCGATGCACTTCGGCATCTCCGATCTGCTGAAGGTCACCCTGTTCGTGTCGGTGTTCGCGTTGCTGCTGGCGATGCCCGTCGCGCTCGGCGTCGCCATCTTCGTCACGCAGTACTCGCCGCGGCGCGCCGCCGGCCCCTTGGCCTACGCCGTCGACCTGCTGGCCGGGGTCCCCTCCATCATCTACGGCGCGTTGGGCCTTTATGTGCTTGCGCCGCAGCTGCAACCCGCAGCCACCTGGCTGAGCCATTCTTTCGGCGGGTGCTTCCTGTTCGCCGAGGGCAATGCCTCGGTGACCGGCGGTGGCACCATCTTCACCGGCGGTGTCGTCTTGGCGGTGATGATCCTGCCGATCATCACCGCCGTCACCCGCGAAGTGTTCATCCAGGCGCCGCAGGAGCAGGTCGAGGCCGCGCTGGCGCTCGGCGCCACCCGCTGGGAAGTGGTGAAGACGATCGTGCTGCCGTTCGGACGGTCGGGATACATCAGCGCGGCGGTGCTGGGGCTGGGTCGCGCCATGGGGGAGACGGTCGCGCTGCTGATCATCCTGCGCGGCACCCAGGCAACGTTCGGCTGGTCGCTGTTCGACGGCGGGTCCACCGTCGCGACCAAAATCGCGGGGGCCGCGGCGCAATTCAACGACCAATACAAGGCCGGCGCGTACATCGCCGCGGGGCTGGCGCTCTTCCTGCTCACCTTTCTGGTCGACGCCCTGGCGCGTGGCGCGGTCGCCGGTACCCGATGGGGTAGTCGATGA
- a CDS encoding DUF4395 domain-containing protein — MPSSNTTTQPDTVDVRGPRFAAWVTTAVLVVTLAVSAASPLAAAVILGVQAIIFALGAVGGPRKHPYGRIFARVVAPRLGPVGEREPVAPLKFAQLVGLVFALAGVVAFAAGAFLIGAVATAAALTAAFLNAAFGICLGCQLYPLVARLRGAARTA; from the coding sequence ATGCCGAGCAGCAACACCACCACCCAGCCAGACACCGTCGACGTGCGGGGCCCGAGGTTCGCCGCCTGGGTCACGACCGCAGTCCTGGTCGTCACGCTCGCCGTGTCCGCCGCCAGTCCGCTCGCAGCGGCGGTCATTCTCGGCGTTCAGGCCATCATCTTCGCCCTCGGCGCCGTCGGCGGCCCGCGCAAGCACCCCTACGGGCGAATATTCGCCCGCGTCGTGGCGCCCCGCCTCGGCCCCGTCGGCGAGCGCGAACCGGTCGCACCGCTGAAGTTCGCCCAACTCGTCGGCCTCGTCTTCGCGCTCGCCGGTGTCGTCGCGTTCGCCGCCGGCGCCTTCTTGATCGGCGCGGTCGCCACCGCCGCGGCGCTGACCGCCGCCTTCCTCAATGCCGCCTTCGGCATCTGCCTGGGCTGCCAGCTCTATCCCCTGGTCGCGCGCTTGCGAGGCGCCGCGCGCACCGCATGA